One window of the Paenibacillus beijingensis genome contains the following:
- a CDS encoding HD domain-containing protein, which produces MKNSPEDIINQAKDFVRSTLEHESTGHDWFHIYRVTETAKTIAREEGADLFICELAALLHDIADAKLNPSEEIGLKKVADWLNSNGVGMEDAEHVLEIISTMSFKGGGKAPMRTLEGKVVQDADRLDAIGAIGIARVFTYSGAKGRPMHDPAVKLRDRMTEEEYRSGNDTAINHFYEKLLKLKDLMNTNYGRVVAAERHQFMLHYLEHFYAEWEGKAGYDSNGEQS; this is translated from the coding sequence ATGAAAAATAGTCCGGAAGATATTATTAACCAAGCGAAAGACTTTGTCCGCTCAACTCTTGAGCATGAAAGTACCGGGCACGATTGGTTCCATATTTACAGGGTTACCGAAACGGCAAAAACGATAGCGAGGGAAGAGGGAGCAGACCTGTTCATTTGCGAGCTTGCCGCCCTTCTTCACGACATTGCGGATGCGAAGCTTAATCCTTCCGAGGAGATCGGGCTGAAGAAGGTAGCGGATTGGCTGAACAGCAATGGGGTGGGGATGGAAGATGCGGAGCACGTGCTCGAAATTATTTCCACCATGTCTTTTAAAGGTGGGGGTAAAGCCCCGATGCGGACGCTGGAGGGCAAAGTGGTTCAGGACGCGGATCGTCTTGACGCCATCGGAGCGATTGGAATTGCGCGCGTCTTCACCTACTCGGGGGCGAAAGGACGCCCGATGCATGACCCTGCGGTTAAGCTCCGCGACCGGATGACGGAAGAAGAATATCGGAGCGGCAACGATACGGCAATCAATCATTTTTATGAAAAACTGCTCAAGCTTAAAGATCTTATGAATACGAATTATGGCAGGGTCGTGGCCGCTGAACGCCATCAGTTTATGCTTCATTACTTGGAACATTTCTACGCGGAATGGGAAGGTAAAGCAGGATACGACTCGAACGGGGAACAATCTTGA
- a CDS encoding hydroxyacid dehydrogenase has translation MDKPKILQILSMYHEEAEQILQKEADVIRTDDYSLANLCHLVKDVEGIILRAPARIPKEVIDANPHLQVISGAGVGLDNIDVAYATKKGIPVLHAPSVNKVSTAEHAVMFIMALSKSIIPFHTEMKQGNYDSRNSIPTYELRGKKVGLIGFGNIAQEVAKRVIFGFEMKVSAWVREYDAVKHGISEQLGVEITTDIRRIFTGSDFVSIHIPLNEKTKHSIDRGLLSLMKPSAFLINTARGAVLHSDDLYYVLSNHKIAGAALDVFEVEPPPPDHPLLKLPNIIVTPHVGGTTMECNYITSTTVVHNVLNLLKGEHPEFVANPSTLKK, from the coding sequence TTGGATAAGCCAAAGATATTGCAGATATTATCCATGTACCATGAAGAAGCGGAACAAATATTGCAAAAAGAAGCGGATGTCATTCGAACGGATGATTATAGTCTGGCAAACCTGTGTCATTTAGTGAAAGACGTTGAAGGGATCATTTTAAGGGCTCCGGCTCGAATCCCCAAAGAAGTTATCGACGCCAATCCGCACTTACAAGTTATTTCCGGAGCGGGGGTGGGGCTTGATAATATTGACGTTGCATACGCGACCAAAAAAGGGATTCCGGTATTGCATGCACCGTCTGTAAATAAAGTTTCAACCGCCGAACATGCCGTGATGTTTATTATGGCTTTAAGTAAATCAATCATTCCTTTTCATACCGAAATGAAGCAAGGAAACTACGATTCAAGAAATTCGATTCCGACCTATGAGTTAAGAGGAAAAAAAGTCGGTCTAATCGGATTTGGAAATATCGCACAAGAGGTAGCCAAGAGAGTAATATTCGGCTTCGAGATGAAAGTTTCCGCCTGGGTAAGGGAATATGATGCTGTTAAACATGGCATATCCGAACAATTAGGCGTTGAGATCACAACGGATATTCGGCGGATCTTTACGGGATCTGACTTTGTATCCATTCATATTCCTTTAAACGAAAAAACGAAGCATTCGATTGATCGCGGTTTATTGTCATTAATGAAACCGTCGGCATTTCTAATCAATACGGCCCGGGGAGCGGTGCTCCATTCCGATGATCTTTATTATGTATTATCGAATCACAAGATCGCCGGAGCTGCATTGGATGTATTTGAAGTTGAGCCGCCTCCACCAGATCATCCTCTGTTAAAATTGCCGAATATCATCGTCACTCCTCATGTGGGCGGGACGACTATGGAATGTAACTATATTACGTCTACGACCGTCGTTCACAATGTATTAAACCTTTTGAAAGGTGAACATCCTGAATTCGTTGCGAATCCAAGCACTTTAAAAAAGTGA
- a CDS encoding tautomerase family protein, producing the protein MALTRVSLLKGKSTEYKQAILKNLYIAMNETFNLAEDNDFMVIHEHESDGFVYGKNYLNIPRTDDLVIIQITANNTRTLEEKKALYARIAELLNQDLGVRKEDVFISLLEVKKEAWSLGCGLAQYA; encoded by the coding sequence ATGGCGCTAACAAGGGTTTCTTTACTAAAGGGAAAGTCAACTGAGTACAAGCAAGCAATCCTCAAAAATCTTTATATTGCCATGAATGAGACATTTAACCTGGCGGAGGATAACGACTTCATGGTCATTCATGAACATGAGTCCGATGGGTTTGTTTATGGGAAGAATTACTTAAATATCCCCCGTACCGATGATTTGGTCATTATCCAAATCACAGCAAACAATACGCGAACACTTGAGGAGAAAAAAGCCCTCTATGCTCGAATTGCAGAACTATTAAATCAAGATCTGGGCGTCCGCAAGGAGGATGTGTTCATAAGTCTCCTTGAAGTCAAAAAGGAAGCCTGGTCACTTGGATGTGGCTTAGCGCAGTATGCTTAA
- a CDS encoding nuclear transport factor 2 family protein, with protein MYHSIVKRNIRAAFDHLNKGDYEKVLAMFSPDIRFRFPGQHSLAANLSSLPDVRNWFEKFLSTLKGIQFEILDILVEGAPWNTIAMTRFRDTIPLPDGREMYNEGVQFLRIKWGKIVEDQLYIDTQIMESALSEIGKPSV; from the coding sequence GTGTACCATTCGATTGTAAAAAGGAATATTCGTGCCGCATTCGATCATTTAAATAAGGGCGATTACGAAAAGGTGCTTGCCATGTTTTCTCCGGATATCCGTTTTCGTTTTCCGGGACAACATTCCTTGGCGGCGAATCTGTCAAGCCTTCCCGACGTTCGTAACTGGTTCGAGAAATTTCTATCCACGCTAAAAGGAATTCAGTTTGAGATTCTCGATATTTTGGTGGAAGGAGCTCCATGGAATACGATAGCGATGACCCGTTTTCGGGATACGATCCCGCTTCCCGATGGACGGGAAATGTACAATGAAGGCGTACAATTCCTTCGGATCAAGTGGGGGAAAATCGTGGAGGACCAGCTTTATATTGATACCCAAATCATGGAGTCCGCATTGAGCGAGATCGGAAAGCCATCTGTGTGA